TACATTTGCCGAGCGAGCGTAGCGATTTGTAATTTATCCCTGGGGTTTTTGAACAGAACCATGTACTTTGTGTTTAGGTTAATTGTGCGACtcttttttccctgacaaaatacgttctgaactatatacataatgctcaggtttctgtgatgcacgTACTTGGTAAAAGCTTTCTCGATTTCATTGCTTTCACAAGCAGAGTTCATCAGATCGTCTATGATAACCATATTTACTTTATTAGTAGGAAACAAACTGTCATCATCCAAAGCATCAGGCAACCCCTCCATAAAATTGATAAAGGGATATTTACAGAGCAGTTCTTTATACAGAGGTTGCCAACAACTATAACACCACACGATATTCTCAGGCATAACAGATAGTGTTTGTTTGGCATTattcaacacattttttataaagtAACTTTTTCCGCAGTTGCTAGGCCCCGCAAGAATTGCGGAAAAGGGGTGTTTCCACCTCgtatccatttttttttcaaaagccgtAGGGCAGGGTTTTAAAACCTTTTCCTAGGACCCTCTTGTTATAAAccactttttgtgtttttttaagggTTTTTGTTTCTATTTGCCACTGGTTTTTGTTTCTTACGATAGAGGGCTGCTGCACctctatcttttttgaggtgtttTCGTTATCTCGCAGGCCCGTGCAGTAGTCCAGGACTAGATCTCTTAAACTTTCAAAGTTGATTTTTTCACAGTTTGCTACGTTTAGGGTAATACCTTTGACTTTTATACAGGCCTTTCCTCCAGACAACTTATACCCATACGTTTTTGGGCCTGCCGACACAAACTCGGTGATGTGTTGATCTGGCGGGAGCTCACTTGTGAGCTCCCCTAAATAATCCCCCAGAGGGGGATTCCAGGCAccctcccttttcacaaatatcaccGAGTCAGTGTCGTGGTACAGGCACCGCTCTTGCAAACCGTCTAGCAGACTGTATAATTCTAAGCGGGCATAAGCGGTGGTGAAACAGGCTATGACAACATTGGTATTGCCAGAGACAGAGTACCGTTCTTTTGCGTGCTTCCAAGACACGCACGCTGTttcatcatcgataaactcgcaGGATGAAACCTTGTAATTGGGGGAAAATAGGTACTGCAAGAGTTCGTCAGGGTCTCTCACGATGCTGGTGTTGGGTAGGTTGGTTCTTTGGCCGAATTTACCCCACAgagaatttaaaaacagtttagcgATTTGGCGTTTAGCAGGGTTTGATCTGATCTCATGTTGGCGTAAACGAACGCCTTCTTTCTGGTAGAAATCGCTAATgtacttattttgtttttcctcgTTGGTGCACCAACTGGGATACCCTGAAGCCTCTTGTTTCTGGCGGAGGTGTAATTTTATGTACTCTGAAAAGAGTTTAttagatttttcattaaaatgccaGATTTCATAGATTTCAGCCACCACGTACCCCTTCGCTATAGCCGCGTTCAATTCCACCGTGCACCAAGTCCCCAGGATGGCCCGCTCCTCGTCAGTATGGGTGCATATCTCCCGCTGCTCGGTTTCCGCACAGGTTTGGCATAGCGGGAACATAAGCTTGCCACCCACTCTGACGGGTAACAATGGAAAAAAGAGACCTCGTGGGGGGTAAACTTTAACTTTTGCAATTCCAAAATAATTTGCCAGGGGTCCAAATTTGTCATAAAGTATATCGGGGTGTCCGATAGGGTattctttggttttgtttacGAAAGGGTACAGGCTGGTAAAATCATAATAGTGGATTTCTTCCCCGGGGTTAGGCTTGTAATACAGGCGGATAGCGTTTGTTCTCCCCCCAAAAAGAGCATCTCTAGGCACAAGAGGCTGGGGTAACTGGGCTCGGTTTAAAAAGTCTGCCAACTCCCTGTCTGTTTCTTTCATCACCTCCCACTCATGCTCCCAAAGAGTCCTCACTACAAAACCAAGTCGTTTCAGATAGTCAGCCTTGAGCTGCGTCTTGTAATAAAGAAACCCAAAAGATGTCCCCGTCATAGGATTTTGTGCTTTTTCACAATAACAGGTGACACAGCCGTGGAAAAAACATCCATTAAACTCAAAGGCTGTGCGTACCCCATCAACATCGGCATAACCGTCTAAAAAGTAGGGTCCTACCTGTAGTTCCCCACCCTGTAAAGCATGCCgtatttgtatattttctttGTAAGAGATATACAACAGCCACTGAATAGATGGAGTTGAATATCTTTTTTTCTGCCTGTGATAGTTGTCTGGAGGCAGAAGAGCTACTGTGTTAGGCTCCAAAAACATAAACCTGTACATAGCCATGCAAACAGATGCCAGTGTTATGTACTGGAATGGATCTATGCACAGTTTTACTTCGGTGAATTTACCAGGTTCTTTCTCTACTACATCTCCCTTCTCCGTCATTTTCATAATCTCTTTTCTGTATAGAATACAAGCCTGTCTCAAAATTTTGACATCCTGCTGACAGTAATACGCGAGCTCTTTCTGCAAGTCAAACACCTCAGAACTGTGATCCTGATACCAGTCGAGAAACTCTGTTTTCTCCCTGGGCATCATGCTTTCTACACCATAGTGTGCCACACTGGGCATAGGTCCcacataattttgattttttacagtgttaaaaaaatgtggaaaataaccTTTGCACCCTTCAAATCCCAATGCCTGCGGTAGCTTGCTAAGCTTCATGGGCAAGAAGTTTAAAGAGTCTATAAAACGAATCCCCAGGGCCTTCACTTCCACACACATTAGTTTACTACCCTGAGTGATCAGTTCTATGCACATCTTTTCCTTCAGTAACTGCCTAACGATGAAGTACGCATCATAACCTTTGGAATTGTGCGCTAGGAACGTATAGTCGCGAAACTCTTTGCCGATAAAGGTCTtaacaaagacagacagacactcatCGCCCTTAAATTCCCAGGATTTTTCTGGATTTAAGGACATAGCAAAAATGTAATTGGGAGTGTGCAACCCAGTCTCCTGCATGCATTCAAAATCATAAAAAATATACTTTTCTGAGGATTCAGGCTTTCTAAGGCTATCCATAAAACAAAAGTGACTGTCTACATCACCAACAATCAAACCCTGACACTGCTTACATCGCCTCCCTTTACACTTATGCCGCTTGTTCACGTAAGACTGACACTTATCACACAAAGTTTTAGACAGGCATTCAACTTGGTTTTTTGATGCACAGTCGACATGTCTGTCTAAACATTCTTTGGATCGACAATACAGTCTACAGCTAGGACACCGCAGCTGCACGCCCACGCTGTCTGAGCACGTTACACTCAAGCAGAGGCGGCAACGATACCTACAAGAGTGGTCGTGGCTGTACACCGTGTGGCAAAACTCACAATAATTTTTCGCTCCAAACAACTTTTTCACATCCAGAACTCCATAGTAATGCTCATCGTGCAACAGGATGAAATAAGTCTTGGGGTACGTGAGGCctcctgttttaaaaaagccCCAGCCACCTTTTTCCGTATACAGCACCACGTGTATGTTCACTCCTAAATGCTGTTCAAACTTTGCTACGTCACTGACCAGAATCTTTTTTTGATCTGACCACCCCAGTTTCTCATGCAACTTTCTCGCCTCCGCTAACAATTCCGTGTCCGTAGGTTTACGATCGGACATGACGGCCAAAAGGCCACCCGCAAAACACAGATTGGTACCGGTGTAAGTCAGGTCTACCAAACACTGTCTTTTTTTATGAATAATTTGACTACTAAGGATAGAATTTAAAACTCTACGAGCACCCCCACCCCTGTTTTTTACAACTGTCACAACAAGGCGCAATGTCCCATCGAGATGCAACTCTCTATTGCTCTGTAGCAGCTTTGAGGTCTGATTTAAGAAATCCTCAGCAGATAGCTCATCCCTAGTTCTTctgactgaaaacaaagggttAGCTAAATTACGGCTCTCTAAACGTAACTGAACGTAATCATCAGGGCCTACCCTACCATTAACATCATCGAGTACCAACTGTATTCCCTGGTGTATGGCTTCAACAACCCGCTGAGCTGAATTTACTTGCTCAAGATTGACAAAACGAAATTCCTCACAATATACCGACCCCCCAAATCTAGGTAATTCACGTTGCCAACTTCTCACTCTTTCCATATACACCTCTGCATTTTCGGGGTTACTTGGGGGTTCCTCTATGGGATCATTAGCGGGATCTTCTACATCAGATGCTATTTGGGAGTCAAACTCTGAGAAGCCTCCATGAGGGTCATTGGAAGTAGAATGGGGCCTGTCTAGAGAGCCCTCTGGGGAATTTGCTAAACCAGAGTCTGATTCCATCTCCCCATTTTCAGAGAAGCCAGTCTGAGAGCCTCCAGTAGGAGgcatctctctttgtttttttttcctcattaccTCTTTAGCCCTTTTTAAGATTTTTACAGCCACCCTGGCCTGAAACTTTTTGGCAGCCATTCGTTTATCCCTCAAGCGCTGTCCCCCCTTTTGTTTACACATAAGCTGATGTGTACTCTGGAGGGTGCCCCTTTTACCCAGGCCCCTTTCCACGACTAGTCATGCCTGCTCAGAGACACCCTTTTCAGCCCTCTTGTCTTTTAACATTGCTCTGAACAAAGCATCATATTTTTCCCAAGTCTTTCTAGAAGGCCGTTCTTTTAGACTCCCCGAGGATACAGCATCCATCACTTTTCTGATGGAAGCATCAAACTCTTCCCAAACACTAGAACTTGGGGGAGCTGTGGCGAGCTTATGGTTTTGGGAGAATGTTTTGTCAGTGCTCGGTGTTTTATTCACAACCCCTAGAGCGCATGCTCCGGGTTTGTGAACGTGGGCATTTTCTTTCACAGTTTTCTCAGGGCTTGCTGTGGCGGTGGCCGCTGAGGAactggaattgtgtgtgtgtggttgcaaCACCTTGGCATCGCAGAAGCTTCTAGACCGTGGTTTTTTATATGGAGCCCATACACCACATGCTCCAGGTTTGCGCACCTTCAGAACCCCTAGAGTGCGTGCTCTGGGTTTGTGAACGTGGGCATTTTCACTCACAGTTTTCTCAGGGCTTGGTGTGGCTGTAGCCGCTGAGCAACAGGAGTTGTGTTTGTGTGGTTGCTTTTTAccagagtcttttgttttgtccttGGGTTTCACGTATATGAGGTCTGGGCTGCCCGGATGCTTCATCTGCACTTCAGTGCTGTTTTGCGTTGTTAAAGGTCTCAAAGCAGATTTTTGGTTCTTTGGTAGTTCTTCTGGAGGAGGTGTGCTTGTAGCGCTGACTACAGCATTTTCAGAAAGGTTGCCCATGCCTATGAGGGGAAAGAAACCATAACAACAGTTTACAAAAACTGAATTTTaccatctctctctcacccacacctgtgtatttacttaaaatacaaaacctcATAGAACAACTAAAccaataagcaaaatatatttactgggcttcatctgtccatcagtcactgatgctggtaaattttccttttcagttgtctcctctctttttcttttgagttTCTTTGGTGGTTCTGGAGGAGGTGTCCTTGTAGCGCTGACTACAGTATTTTCAGAAAGGTTGCCCATGcctatgaggggaaaaaaacacaacagtttacaaaaactgaattttaccatctctctctctctctcacccacacctgtgtatttacttaaaatacaaaacctcATAGAACAACTAAAccaataagcaaaatatatttactgggcttcatctgtccatcagtcactgatgctggtaaattttccttttcagctttctcctctctttttcttttgagttTGTTTTCCCTCTGGTCATGTTTTGACAGTACTGTGGAGCAAACACATAAAGCCATCTTGTAAAacttaaattatatatattcattcagcagggtgtttttctatttaaaaaatcatagcTTTACAACAAAATAATCCATTTCTGGCCCTACAATAAACATCTTATTtcgcaaaataaaaaccaaaaactgctttttaaaaatccattatgCACAGTAAAaaccaaatactttttaaaaaatactatgccttcacaaatcccccttgcctcccccccccccaccccagctttataacacacacttttcaaaagcccacatgcatttaaaaaccagctgcagcccccaccccacccctctgcatttaaaagcccatgtgtttgggcctttccccctcaaagcccatttttaaacacacaccacattatgtacagtaacaaaaaacctgtttaaaacaaaccaaaatactttttaaaaaaacctatgccttcacaaatcccccttgcctccccccccccatcccagctttataacacacacaaaccaaatcatgcttgcagccacacacacttttcaaaaacccacatgcattttaaaaaccagttgcagcccccccgtcccccctgcatttaaaagcccatgtgtttgggcctttccccctcaaagcccatttttaaacacacaccacattatgtacagtaacaaaaaaacctgtttaaaacaaaccaaatactttttaaaaaaaacctatgccttcacaaatcccccttgcctccccccccccatcccaaatcaTGCTTGCAGCCACACACATTTCTCAAAAacccacatgcattttaaaaaccagttgcagcccccccacccctctgcatttaaaagcccatgtgtttgggcctttccccctcaaagcccatttttaaacacacaccacattatgtacagtaacaaaaaacctgtttaaaacaaaccaaatactttttaaaaaaacctatgccttcacaaatcccccttgcctccctccctcccccccatcccaaatcATGCTTGCAGCCACACACATTTCTCAAAAacccacatgcattttaaaaaccagttgcagcccccccacccctctgcatttaaaagcccatgtgtttgggcctttccccctcaaagcccatttttaaacacacaccacattatgtacagtaacaaaaaacctgtttaaaacaaaccaaatacttatgtaaaaaacctatgccttcacaaatccaccccccccatcccaaatcaagcttgcagccacacacttttcaaaagcccacatgcattttaaaaaccagttgcagccagccccccccccccccctgcattTAAAAGCCCATGTGTTTGGGCCTTTCTCCCTCAAAGgccatttttaaacacacaccacattatgtacagtaacaaaaaaacctgtttaaaacaaaccaaatactttttaaaaaaacctatgccttcacaaatcccccttgcctccctcccccccccccatcccaaatcaTGCTTGCAGCCACACACATTTCTCAAAAacccacatgcattttaaaaaccagttgcagcccccccacccctctgcatttaaaagcccatgtgtttgggcctttccccctcaaagcccatttttaaacacacaccacattatgtacagtaacaaaaaacctgtttaaaacaaaccaaatacttatgtaaaaaacctatgccttcacaaatccaccccccccatcccaaatcaagcttgcagccacacacttttcaaaagcccacatgcattttaaaaaccagttgcagccagccccccccccgcatttaaaagcccatgtgtttgggcctttccccctcaaaggccatttttaaacacacaccattatgtacagtaacaaaaaaacctgtttaaaacaaaccaaatactttttttaaaaaacctatgccttcacaaatcccccccccccaatcccaaatcaagcttgcagccacacacttttcaaaaaccccacatgcattttaaaaaccagttgtgtaaaaaaaaaagttacctttcACTATGGGATAAAGTGTTGCTGGAACATGATTGTTCTGTTCCCCCCCATGTGTGTGTGGGCCTTCAggttaaaaacaagcaaacatgtTAGCATTACCACCAAATccctatacttttttaaaattaacagtaTTAAGCTAACTATAGTTAAAATGGTTTTTACCTTGGCCTGGTGGTAAAATGCAGTTTGAAGTTACTGGTTCCATGCTAAAACAGATCACACTGCAATAAGCATAGGCACCATTATTTACTAAAGACAGCATGGGCAAAAAGTGGCAGTAGTTTCAGAGTTAGAGACAGCAAGCTTACCTCTTTTTGCAGTCCAGCAGTTATGTAAAAAGATTTTCTGTTAAAAGGACAGACTGCAGCATACCTAAGGTTTTTATACCCTCTTAGCCCCATTGTTTCAACATAGTTGCTAACAGGTTAATTTAATCACCACAGCTCTCAAATAATAGATTCTGCAGAACACCCTTTTGTATCTCTGTTGTGGGAACCATGCTATATACACAATAGGGCTTCCTCCACCCCTGTAAGTTAAAATACATTTGTGGCTTTCTTACAGTATTAAACAGTACCCCATTTCCAAGTGCAGGGTCCCCTTTTGCAATATCAGTTAATGTCTTGGGGTTGGTTGTTTCTTTCATGCTTAAagtttgggggggggtggggtgttttTCTAGCAAGAATGACTCATAGCATTCCACCAACTCCTGGGTCCTTTAAACTGCCCAATAGTGCTCCACCTTTACCCCAGGGGGTTacatttaaactgtccaatagcatTCCACCAACTCCTGGGTCTTTTAAACTGCCCAATAGTGCTTCACCTTTACCCCAGGGGGTTacatttaaactgtccaatagcatTTCATATTAATCAGAACTCACCATCCAACTCACCAATCAATTGTAACCCTATAGGAACAAAGGTAAGTAATTGCAAACATTCTGGCTATTCAGTGAGGGTGGGGTGTGTGCTTAAACCTATTTATTTCAACAagcaggatagctcagtggcttaagTAATTGTTTGGTAAACCCaaggttgggagttcaatccctgagagaGCCACTTAGGGACAtgggatgaaaaaaaaaacaatatttggtcctgctggTAAAAGCAGCTCTCCATAACAACTGTATTATACTCAAACATGTCTGAACTatcctgtttgtttggtttttaggaTTTTTTCCCTCCCACAACATGCATTTCAGCTTTTTGCTACAAATGAAtgtcttttacacacacacacacaaaaactaattctcacaaaaactatttatttattttaaaaagacatacaactccttaaaaacaaacaaagatgcTTCATTAAAACTTAAGGGCCAAAAGCCTTCTAACAAAACACAGATAGTCACAaaagccccccgccccctttttttttaatttacagctgCCAAGTTTTATATCGCATGTTTGCACCCTCACCATTCTCTAACTTAATCCTTTTAGATTTCTTACAAATAGTCTTTTTCTTAAGCAGGGTTCTGTAACTTCTTGTGCGAACTAGACGGTCAATATAACGTTGTAAGCAGGCATCTTCCGGcttggtcattttctttaaaacacggTCAGGGTCTCCACTgaattgcacagcatttatcaaAGTCACCCCTTGTGCTAAATGTTcttgggttaggcacagacattgcataGCATAACCTATGGCAATAACAGTGTTTAGTAAGCTTTCCAAACACAGCTCAGCACACAGGGCCCGGAGCTTGCAGTTTATATCCACTGAagtccaagtcacacagtcatGGTGCCGTTGGGCTGGCGCAtctatgacacagccctcacaatcttcaaaaagcttttccctaaggcagtgtttaaggacagcataaacagcaacacgTACAATAATCCGCATAACTTTTTTACGCTCACGACGTGGCACTGGCTCGGACAGTTCTATGCCTAGCCTCCTCCTAAACTCTTCAAACCCATCATCCTCGGAGCCCTCTTCAACAATTTGTACTGGTGTTGAGCAAAAACATGGTGGGCCCGGTTCATCTTCGCTGCTTGATACAATgctgtccaggggctctgggtcctctagaaaggcatcattGAGCTGCTAAAagattttttcaaaaaagaaacagtgtaagtacctcagcttagggttttttttttaaatttacacaaccccccccccccggttcctAGTCTCAttaccctcccccctccccaccgccgTTTCTTAATCGTTCATTTACCTGAGCGCCATCTTTTCCATTTGCCTTGTCCACCGGTGACTCTCCCAAGTGGCGATCTGAGGGGTTGGACAAAGAGAGGCCATCAGGCTCTTTGGGATGTCTCACAAGAGTTTCGGGGTCGGATTCCGGCGTATCCAACAACGGCTGGGCCAAAGGGCTCCCCGTGGTCACAACCTCCTCCTCAGAACTGTCACTGATGTAACGTTTTCTCCGTGGACGGTCAAAGATTCTCGGGGGTAAAACAAAGTCTGAAGTTCTAACGGGGGTggtaaaggagtccatgtttTCCTCTGAGCAGCCTTTCCACGCTTTCTAAAACACGTGTCCTTGGTAAGAAAAATGGCCTCCTCTGTTCGGCGCTGGTACTTATGGGGTATTGGTGCTGCACTCGGGTTGGCGGAGggccttgggaggagttcttagaggggtcaccccggttggtcaaaatctcctctcggggtggtcctttcgggaggaaacccctcctgattggtagagggtggtgggaggagttcttagaggggtcacatggcCCTCTTCTAGACGGGGTCACCCACCCCCGGAAGtcaccctgattggtcaaatctcctctcggggtggtccgttcgggaggaaacccctcctgattggtagagggtggtgggaggagttcttagaggggtcacatgacccacttctaGATAGGTCACCCGCCCCCGGAAGttgccctgattggtcaaatctcctcttggggtggtcctttctggaggaaacccctcctgattggtagagggtggtgggaggagttcttagaggggtcacatgacccacttctagataggtcacccgccccccggaagttgccctgattggtcaaatctcctcttggggtggtcctttctggaggaaacccctcctgattggtagagggtggtgggaggagttcttagaggggtcacatgacccactttgCTTCCGGTCATGTGGCCATCTTGACCCCGGAAGTAATACCCCCATAGGGTGGGACTTCCGGTGACAGGTGGGAGGGACTAGAGGGGTCAAGGGGCGGGGTTAGGGGCggggttagggtttgattgatggtagggcCCTTATACTACTTGAATCCACTGATTTTTGCAGAAATCTTTTTAAAGTATGTACTACTCTCTCCACCTCCCCATTGCTCTGGGCATAATGTGGATTACTAGTACAATGTTGCTAGTAGGGGTTGGActacagggggttggactagataacctactgaggtcccttccaaccctgatattctatgattctatggatatTCAAAATCAAAGTCCAGTGCAAATGCTAGGAACATTTTAGAGGTAATTTAGGCCCATTGCCAGATAGGAGGACTTGAAGAACCCCTTGTCTTGCAAATATTGACTTTAGTTTCTGGATGGTCTGTGCCGATTAAGTTTGTTTAAGTGTAGCCACGTCAATATAGACGTAATCAACTACAATCATGTATGCGTGTCCTTTCCAGAAAAACTTGTTCCCACTTGCTGCCAATGTCTGTCAGAATAATGATTCTGACAacttttgtttaattattttattgttttcctcctcttttcccccatCCCTATCCCTTTTTGCACACCTTGCAGCCCTCAACTAAGTCTACATTTGACTACTCAGATAGGGCTACCATACAGATTGTTGTGTTTCTGTCCTGCACTTGTTCATACCTTGGTGTCCCTCGTGGATTTTGGAGAGTTTCTCTTTCTGAAGTACCACAGGGATAAGAATGTACCATCCTTTCAGAGGTGGGCCATCAGCCATTTGAAGGTTCTGCCAATATGGCATTTGGTGTGTTGGGAGCTGATTCCTTCAACTCCAGCATCCTTGGAAAAGTTGAGCAAGTTTCTGGCAAGTCTCATTCTTTAATTGTTCATCTCTAACTTGCTAAAGTTGGCTACCGGATCCTGGAATTGCTGCCTGAACAAGGTCAGTGTAGACTTTGACACCTTTCTCTAACGCCTTTTCTTCTTCTGTTGATGGGTGCTTAATCTGGGCTCTAGATACAGTGTCAGCTGCTATGAGTAATTTCCCTTGTATGTGTTGAATGTTGAAAGAAAATCAAATTATCCATAATCGATGACTTTCAACCTAGAATTCAAAGATTTCCAGTGTTTTGGATTCCAGTAATGCCACTAAGGGCTTGTGGTCTGTTTCTGTGTTAAAATCAAACCAAATAGATATGTGCTGAACCATTCACAGGCTCACATGACTGTTAGAGGTTCATTTCCACTTGAGCACAGCACTGCTTTCTGCGAGACTTCTTGATATGAATGCAACAAGCATCTGGTCTTCTTTTGGCTGCTTTTATGTGAGCACTGCTTCTAAACCATATGAAGAGGTATCTGCTGCTACTGTTGTTGGATAGCTTATTGGATACTGTGCCAAAACAGGTGGAGATGTCAATAgtccttttattttattgaatGGATTTTGTTGTGTCCAATCCCAGATCCATCGATTGTGACTGCCAAGGAGAACTCCTAAGGGTTTTATTAGATACGCCAAATTTGGCAAGAATTTACCAAAATGACTTGTCAGGCACAGGAATTTTCTTATAGCAGAAATATCTTTGGGTTCAGGTAGTGTAAGTAATACTTTGTTGGAGTCCATCTGAAGTCTCTGTTGCTGATCCTATAAACTTTATCTGCTCCTTTCCAAACTCACATTTCCCATTCAGAGTGAGGCCAGCTTTTGGAAGCATCTCAAAACTGCATGTAGTCATACATCATGTTCATTTGTATCTCTGCCATATGCCAACACATTATCTCCATGGTGCATGATAGCAGGCAGACCTAATATGGAAGATGATTGAAACAGTACCTTCCAATGGGGTGATGAATGTAGTTAATGGTATAGCTCCTTTGGCAAGGGGGATTTGCCAGAAGCCTGCTGTAGGAAGCATTTAACTTTGAGAAGACTTTGGCCTCTGATAACTGTGCTTATGTCTCATCAACTGCGAGAagcatgtgtctgtctctgtATAGACTTTTCTTAAGTTGTGTAAGATCCACACAAATCCAGATGTTGCCATTGGGCTTTGCTACTACAACCATCCCTACAGATCAGTCAGTGAGTTCTTTTCCTCTGAGAGATATACCCCATATCTTCCATTCTCTTTAATTCTTCTTTTACTTTCCCTAGCAAGAGTACAGGGATGCAGCATGGGGCTGTGAGAGCAAAGGGAGTTGCTGATGGCACCAATTTTATTTTGTGCTTCCCTGATGGCTTTCTGAGCCCTGTGAAGACATGTGGATACATCTCCTATATAGTTTACTTTTTGCAACTAAAACCTTCCAGTTTCTCAGCTAGGTGTAGTCCCTGGATTGGTGGCAACTTTAGCTCAGTTGTCAGGCCTTGTATTGCATTT
This region of Gopherus flavomarginatus isolate rGopFla2 chromosome 22, rGopFla2.mat.asm, whole genome shotgun sequence genomic DNA includes:
- the LOC127039126 gene encoding uncharacterized protein LOC127039126 isoform X2 is translated as MLSLVNNGAYAYCSVICFSMEPVTSNCILPPGQGPHTHGGEQNNHVPATLYPIVKVLSKHDQRENKLKRKREEKAEKENLPASVTDGQMKPSMGNLSENAVVSATSTPPPEELPKNQKSALRPLTTQNSTEVQMKHPGSPDLIYVKPKDKTKDSGKKQPHKHNSCCSAATATPSPEKTVSENAHVHKPRARTLGVLKVRKPGACGVWAPYKKPRSRSFCDAKVLQPHTHNSSSSAATATASPEKTVKENAHVHKPGACALGVVNKTPSTDKTFSQNHKLATAPPSSSVWEEFDASIRKVMDAVSSGSLKERPSRKTWEKYDALFRAMLKDKRAEKGVSEQA
- the LOC127039126 gene encoding uncharacterized protein LOC127039126 isoform X1; protein product: MLSLVNNGAYAYCSVICFSMEPVTSNCILPPGQGPHTHGGEQNNHVPATLYPIVKVLSKHDQRENKLKRKREEKAEKENLPASVTDGQMKPSMGNLSENTVVSATRTPPPEPPKKLKRKREETTEKENLPASVTDGQMKPSMGNLSENAVVSATSTPPPEELPKNQKSALRPLTTQNSTEVQMKHPGSPDLIYVKPKDKTKDSGKKQPHKHNSCCSAATATPSPEKTVSENAHVHKPRARTLGVLKVRKPGACGVWAPYKKPRSRSFCDAKVLQPHTHNSSSSAATATASPEKTVKENAHVHKPGACALGVVNKTPSTDKTFSQNHKLATAPPSSSVWEEFDASIRKVMDAVSSGSLKERPSRKTWEKYDALFRAMLKDKRAEKGVSEQA